CGCGGACGAGTTCCAGCACGCGACCGAGGTCGAGCTCGTGGGGCCGGGAGTCCGTATCCGCACGTCGCGTAGAGAGGCCGGCCAGTTCCTGGACGAGTGCATCCATGAGGAGAGGCTGATCGATCGCCACCGTGCTGAGCCGCGGGCTGACGAGTTGACCGACGGCCGTCCTGTCGACGCCGATGACGGCGACATCCTCGGGGACCCGCAGTCCGAGCTCGCGACTGGCGGCGACGACCGCGATCGCCACATCGTCGTTGTAGGCGCAGATGCCGAGAGGACCAGTGCCCGCCTTGTCGCGCACCTCCTTCAACGTCTTCGTGGCGCCGTGGACGTCGAGCGCGATGCGGGGGGTGAGCGGCATGTCGAGACCGTGCTCCCGTGCCTCGCGTCGGATTCCTTCGAGACGCGGCGGCCCGAACGGGTCGAGGCGCTTGTCCTCGAGCGCTGCGTAGACCAGGCGACGGGGGCCGTTCCGCAGCACTTCGCGCACCTGGATCCGCCCGATCTCGATATCGATCGGATCGGGGTCGGCGCCCTCGGAGGCGTACGCGCGCCGAGGGACGACGAGCGTCCCGGATGCCTCGATCCGCTCCCGCTGCTGCGAGGTGAAGACGCCGAAGTCGACGACGGCAGCCGGTCGCAGATCGAGCACCGAGGTGAGAGTCGTCTCGTCCTGCATCCTCGCGAATCGCACGACGACGCTCATGCCGGCGGTCGCGCTGGCGCCTGTGATCCGATCGACGGAGTCCTGCAGGTGAGGTCCGAAGGTCGCGTGGGGGACCACGAGCACGACGATGTCGCTGAGGCCTGTGACGAGCGCGCGCCCTGCCCGCGACGGACGGTAGTTCAGAGCTTCCGCGGCGGCCCGGACGCGGGCGCGGGTCTCGGCGGGGAACCGCTCGTCGCCGTTGAGGATCTGACTCACCGTCGAGCGGGACACCCCAGCACTCGCGGCCACATCTTTGCTCGTGGCTCGTCGAGCAGGCTGCAGGTCCACGGTCATGGCCCCAGTCTGTCACATCACTATTGACACGTGACACCCGCTGCGCTTACCGTGGTGTCGCGTGTCACTGACACGTGACACCACGGTAACTGTGACCGGTCCCATTTCATGACGAAGGAGTCAGCCATGGCCAAGGATTCGACCCGGACCTCGGCGGCGCAGCAGCGCGCCGCAGTGGCCGCGAGCGCCGAGGAGTCGGTGACGGCGTCGCTGGCCGCCGTGGCGGTCGGGGAGACGATCGGCGACCCGAGCGGTCAGAAGCTGAAGGTCCGCGAGCGGCTCGCGTACGGCGTCGGAGACATCGGCGGCAACCTGATCTTCGCGCCGATCTCCGCGTTCCTGCTCTTCTATTTCACCGACACGGTCGGGATCGGCGCAGCGATCGCCGGGACCCTCCTGCTCTTCGGTCGCGTGCTCGACGGCACGATGGATCTCATCCTCGGCACGTTCATCGACCGCACCTCCACTCGCTGGGGGAAGGCGCGACCCTGGATCCTGTTCTCCACTCCGGTCGTGGTCATCTCGTTCATCCTGCTCTTCAACGTGCCTGCCGGGCTCGGCGAGGGGGCCAAGGAGTTCTACGCCTTCGCGATGTACTTCCTCTGCCTCGGCGTCGGGTTCGTCGGGTCGAATCTGGCGTATCACACGCTGCTCTCGGTGATCACGAGCAACTCGAAGATGCGCGTCTCCCTGACTGTGATCCGCACGTTCTTCGCCCTGGTCACCACGCTGGTCGTGAACTTCGTCACGATTCCGGTCGTCACCGCGAACGGCGGGGGCCAGGCGGGCTGGACCATGATCTCGGTCGTCTACGGCATCATCGCCGCCATCACGTTCCTCATCGTGTTCTTCGGCACCAAGGAGCGCGTCAAGGCGACGATGAAACAGGATGACGGGAACAAGCTCCCGCTCGGCAAGTCCCTCCGCATCCTCGCCGGCAACCCGTACTTCTTCCTCGCATTCGGATTTTTCCTGCTCAACTACCTGCTCACGGGCACGGCGGGCGTGGGCATCTACTTCGCCAAAGACGTGCTCGGCGACCCGAACATCTACAGTTTCCTCGGCCTCGTCCAGCTCCTCCCTCTGATCATCGGCCTCTGGTTCATGCCCGCGCTCATCGCTCGCTTCGGCAAGCGCACGCTCATCCTGATCGGCGTCGTCGTCACCGTCATCGGCATCCTCATCTCGCTCATCGATCCGAGC
This genomic interval from Microbacterium hydrocarbonoxydans contains the following:
- a CDS encoding MFS transporter, with the translated sequence MAKDSTRTSAAQQRAAVAASAEESVTASLAAVAVGETIGDPSGQKLKVRERLAYGVGDIGGNLIFAPISAFLLFYFTDTVGIGAAIAGTLLLFGRVLDGTMDLILGTFIDRTSTRWGKARPWILFSTPVVVISFILLFNVPAGLGEGAKEFYAFAMYFLCLGVGFVGSNLAYHTLLSVITSNSKMRVSLTVIRTFFALVTTLVVNFVTIPVVTANGGGQAGWTMISVVYGIIAAITFLIVFFGTKERVKATMKQDDGNKLPLGKSLRILAGNPYFFLAFGFFLLNYLLTGTAGVGIYFAKDVLGDPNIYSFLGLVQLLPLIIGLWFMPALIARFGKRTLILIGVVVTVIGILISLIDPSNITLVIAGGLVRSIGGIPAAAGLFALVADVVDYGEWKSGYRLDGMTYAAATAGQNFGAGLGVALVGWLLAAGRYDGQATTQPASAVSMEIFLYLWLPLIVAVLMGVIIWFLNIDKNLSQIQRDLAARRVATESASND
- a CDS encoding LacI family DNA-binding transcriptional regulator, with the protein product MTVDLQPARRATSKDVAASAGVSRSTVSQILNGDERFPAETRARVRAAAEALNYRPSRAGRALVTGLSDIVVLVVPHATFGPHLQDSVDRITGASATAGMSVVVRFARMQDETTLTSVLDLRPAAVVDFGVFTSQQRERIEASGTLVVPRRAYASEGADPDPIDIEIGRIQVREVLRNGPRRLVYAALEDKRLDPFGPPRLEGIRREAREHGLDMPLTPRIALDVHGATKTLKEVRDKAGTGPLGICAYNDDVAIAVVAASRELGLRVPEDVAVIGVDRTAVGQLVSPRLSTVAIDQPLLMDALVQELAGLSTRRADTDSRPHELDLGRVLELVRGETT